Proteins co-encoded in one endosymbiont 'TC1' of Trimyema compressum genomic window:
- the rimM gene encoding ribosome maturation factor RimM (Essential for efficient processing of 16S rRNA) translates to MDNEKIEIGEIIGVFGIKGEAKIYPLTNEKEMFLTFKEFQYQDKHQEGILLVERIRLHKNIIVCKFKDKGTIESVLPLKGLKLWVPTSVLPNLDNDEHYVYELVGASVWTDDGMELGQLCDVMNTGAYDVYVVKDYENKEYLLPGIPEVILEKNMEEKKLVVHLLPGLVD, encoded by the coding sequence ATGGATAATGAAAAAATAGAAATAGGAGAAATTATTGGTGTATTCGGTATTAAAGGCGAAGCGAAGATTTATCCACTCACTAATGAAAAAGAGATGTTTTTAACATTTAAGGAATTTCAATACCAAGACAAACATCAAGAAGGTATTCTCCTAGTTGAAAGAATTAGACTGCATAAAAATATTATAGTTTGCAAATTTAAAGACAAAGGTACTATTGAATCAGTTTTGCCTTTAAAAGGCTTGAAACTATGGGTGCCAACTTCAGTGCTACCTAACCTAGATAATGATGAGCATTATGTTTATGAGCTTGTGGGTGCTAGTGTTTGGACAGATGATGGCATGGAACTTGGACAATTGTGTGATGTTATGAACACAGGTGCCTATGATGTTTATGTTGTTAAAGATTATGAAAATAAGGAATATTTGCTCCCAGGAATCCCTGAAGTAATTTTAGAAAAAAATATGGAGGAAAAAAAGTTAGTAGTTCACTTACTACCTGGCTTAGTAGATTAA
- the ffh gene encoding signal recognition particle protein — protein MGAFSSLTEKIQSAFAKLTSKGRLTEKEIDIALKEVQMALLEADVNFKVVKNFIKSVKEKSLGANILESLTPGQQVIDIVNKELVHLLGDEITYLNIAGKPPSIIMLIGLQGAGKTTTGGKLAYLLKGRQNKKPYLIAGDIYRPAAIDQLKTLGKKIDVPVFSINGSKDPVAIAKAGVEVATKAGSDVIIIDTAGRLHLDEAMMIEVEDIKKTVNPQEILLVVDGMTGQDAVNIGKEFNEKVGIDGIVLTKMDGDTRGGAAISIRAVTGKPIKLIGMGEKLDQLEFFHPDRIASRILGMGDILSLIEKAKDQIDEKEAVEMQKKLMDASFTFEDFLSQIKQLRNMGPIEDLLGRLPGMGNMKNLKVSDKDINKIEAIIFSMTVEERKRPEIMNGSRKKRIALGSGTEVQDVNRLLKQFESSKKMMKQMGNMGKKKKGFMPKFF, from the coding sequence ATGGGTGCTTTCAGCAGTTTAACGGAAAAAATACAAAGTGCTTTTGCAAAATTAACAAGCAAAGGCAGATTAACAGAAAAAGAAATTGACATTGCTTTAAAAGAAGTGCAAATGGCACTTTTAGAGGCTGATGTTAATTTTAAAGTTGTCAAAAATTTTATTAAGAGTGTTAAAGAAAAGTCTCTTGGTGCTAATATTCTTGAAAGTTTAACACCGGGACAACAAGTTATTGATATTGTAAATAAGGAGTTAGTTCATCTTTTAGGTGACGAAATTACCTATTTAAATATTGCCGGTAAACCTCCTAGTATTATTATGTTAATCGGCCTTCAAGGGGCTGGAAAAACGACCACAGGTGGTAAACTTGCTTATTTGCTAAAAGGACGACAGAATAAAAAGCCTTATCTGATAGCTGGAGATATTTATAGACCTGCTGCAATTGATCAATTAAAAACTTTAGGTAAGAAAATTGATGTGCCTGTTTTTTCTATTAATGGTAGCAAAGATCCAGTCGCTATTGCAAAAGCTGGCGTTGAAGTTGCTACTAAAGCAGGCTCAGATGTTATTATTATTGATACAGCTGGACGACTGCATTTAGATGAAGCTATGATGATTGAAGTTGAGGATATTAAGAAAACAGTTAATCCTCAGGAAATACTACTGGTTGTTGATGGTATGACCGGTCAAGATGCTGTAAATATTGGCAAGGAATTTAACGAAAAGGTCGGCATAGATGGTATTGTATTAACTAAAATGGATGGTGATACTAGAGGCGGTGCTGCTATTTCTATTAGAGCTGTTACTGGTAAACCTATCAAATTAATTGGTATGGGGGAAAAACTAGATCAGTTAGAATTTTTCCATCCAGATAGAATAGCTAGTAGAATTCTTGGTATGGGAGATATTCTTTCTTTAATTGAAAAAGCAAAAGATCAAATTGATGAAAAAGAAGCAGTAGAAATGCAAAAGAAATTAATGGATGCTTCTTTTACATTTGAAGATTTTTTAAGTCAAATTAAACAGCTGAGAAACATGGGGCCTATTGAAGATTTATTAGGTAGATTGCCAGGTATGGGCAACATGAAAAACTTAAAAGTTAGTGATAAAGATATAAATAAAATTGAAGCCATTATTTTTTCAATGACAGTGGAAGAAAGAAAAAGACCAGAAATTATGAATGGTAGTAGAAAAAAAAGAATTGCTTTAGGCAGTGGTACAGAAGTTCAAGATGTTAATCGCTTGCTAAAACAATTTGAAAGTTCAAAGAAAATGATGAAACAAATGGGTAATATGGGTAAGAAGAAAAAAGGTTTTATGCCGAAATTTTTCTAG
- the rpsP gene encoding 30S ribosomal protein S16: protein MATKIRLRRMGAKKAPFYRVVVADSRSPRDGKCIEEIGYYNPIQAEQTLKIDEERALYWIGTGAQPSETVKALFKKAGILQKQNG, encoded by the coding sequence ATGGCAACAAAAATTAGACTGCGTAGAATGGGTGCGAAGAAAGCGCCTTTTTATAGAGTAGTCGTTGCAGATTCCCGCTCTCCAAGAGATGGAAAATGTATCGAGGAAATTGGATACTACAACCCTATTCAAGCAGAACAAACTTTAAAAATTGATGAGGAGAGAGCTTTATACTGGATTGGTACAGGAGCTCAACCATCTGAAACTGTAAAAGCATTGTTTAAAAAAGCAGGTATTTTACAGAAACAAAATGGTTAA
- a CDS encoding sigma factor-like helix-turn-helix DNA-binding protein, with translation MEKFIEVMLLLDIYGNLLTDKRKQTLSLYYNEDYSLQEIADFLGITKQGVRDALVQGEKSLYHYEKNLKILSQNLEQDKILRSVVNQIDDEDIKQTLSRLIYYEE, from the coding sequence ATGGAGAAATTTATAGAAGTTATGTTGCTATTAGATATTTATGGTAATTTACTGACAGATAAAAGAAAACAAACATTAAGTTTATATTATAATGAGGATTACTCTCTTCAAGAAATTGCTGATTTTTTAGGAATTACTAAACAAGGTGTACGAGATGCATTGGTTCAAGGAGAGAAAAGCTTATATCATTATGAAAAAAATCTTAAAATATTGTCTCAAAATTTAGAACAAGATAAAATTTTGAGAAGTGTAGTAAATCAAATTGATGATGAGGATATTAAACAAACCCTTAGCCGTTTAATATATTATGAGGAGTAA
- a CDS encoding KH domain-containing protein encodes MEELMRLITSYIVDEPETIDIECNEEPNCQEVTLKVPEIYMGKVIGKNGRIAKAIRLIANVKTNKNSKKVYVNIVSKDG; translated from the coding sequence ATGGAAGAGCTTATGCGACTCATTACCAGCTATATTGTAGATGAACCAGAAACCATAGATATTGAATGCAATGAAGAACCGAATTGCCAAGAAGTTACTTTGAAAGTGCCAGAAATATACATGGGTAAAGTTATTGGTAAAAATGGTCGAATTGCTAAAGCTATTCGTTTAATTGCCAATGTTAAAACGAATAAAAATTCTAAAAAAGTTTATGTCAATATTGTTTCAAAAGATGGATAA